A region of Homo sapiens chromosome 17, GRCh38.p14 Primary Assembly DNA encodes the following proteins:
- the B9D1 gene encoding B9 domain-containing protein 1 isoform f (isoform f is encoded by transcript variant 6), which yields MATASPSVFLLMVNGQVESAQFPEYDDLYCKYCFVYGQDWAPTAGLEEGISQITSKSQDVRQALVWNFPIDVTFKSTNPYGWPQIVLSVYGPDVFGNDVVRGYGAVHVPFSPGRHKRTIPMFVPESTSKLQKFTSLCLVASSDLQAAPPTEDK from the exons ATGGCGACCGCGAGTCCTAGCGTCTTTCTACTCATGGTCAACGGGCAGGTGGAGAGCGCCCAG TTTCCAGAGTATGATGACCTCTACTGCAAGTACTGCTTTGTGTACGGCCAGGACTGGGCCCCCACAGCG GGTCTGGAGGAGGGGATCTCACAGATCACATCCAAGAGCCAAGATGTGCGGCAAGCACTGGTGTGGAACTTCCCCATTGATGTCACCTTTAAAAGCACCAACCCCTACGGCT GGCCACAGATCGTGCTCAGCGTGTATGGACCAGATGTGTTCGGGAACGATGTGGTTCGAGGCTATGGGGCCGTGCACGTGCCCTTCTCACCTGGCCG GCACAAAAGGACCATCCCCATGTTTGTCCCAGAATCTACGTCTAAACTGCAGAAGTTTACAAG TTTGTGCCTGGTCGCCTCCTCAGATCTGCAAGCTGCTCCACCCACTGAGGACAAATAG
- the B9D1 gene encoding B9 domain-containing protein 1 isoform X7 codes for MATASPSVFLLMVNGQVESAQFPEYDDLYCKYCFVYGQDWAPTAGLEEGISQITSKSQDVRQALVWNFPIDVTFKSTNPYGWPQIVLSVYGPDVFGNDVVRGYGAVHVPFSPGRHKRTIPMFVPESTSKLQKFTRSASCSTH; via the exons ATGGCGACCGCGAGTCCTAGCGTCTTTCTACTCATGGTCAACGGGCAGGTGGAGAGCGCCCAG TTTCCAGAGTATGATGACCTCTACTGCAAGTACTGCTTTGTGTACGGCCAGGACTGGGCCCCCACAGCG GGTCTGGAGGAGGGGATCTCACAGATCACATCCAAGAGCCAAGATGTGCGGCAAGCACTGGTGTGGAACTTCCCCATTGATGTCACCTTTAAAAGCACCAACCCCTACGGCT GGCCACAGATCGTGCTCAGCGTGTATGGACCAGATGTGTTCGGGAACGATGTGGTTCGAGGCTATGGGGCCGTGCACGTGCCCTTCTCACCTGGCCG GCACAAAAGGACCATCCCCATGTTTGTCCCAGAATCTACGTCTAAACTGCAGAAGTTTACAAG ATCTGCAAGCTGCTCCACCCACTGA